One window of Streptococcus troglodytae genomic DNA carries:
- a CDS encoding UDP-N-acetylglucosamine--N-acetylmuramyl-(pentapeptide) pyrophosphoryl-undecaprenol N-acetylglucosamine transferase, giving the protein MAKKKIIFTGGGTVGHVTLNLLLIPRFLKDGWEVHYIGDKHGIEHEQIEHSDFDVIFHSIATGKLRRYFSLKNVLDVFKVGWGVLQSLAIMVRVRPQVLFSKGGFVSVPPVVAANLLRIPVFVHESDLSMGLANRIAYKFATTMYTTFGQSAHLTKTKHVGAITKVNQTISSSDDNTEIKTIKEYFDPRLKTLLFIGGSAGAKVFNQFISDTPELTKHYNVINISGDKTINNLSQNLYRVDYVTEMYQPLMDLADVVITRGGSNTIFELLAMAKLHIIVPLGKEASRGDQLENAAYFEEKGYAPQLSEENLNFAELDKKIKDLLANQTIYQDKMTSSSEIKTPNDFYNLLLTDIISKSKGK; this is encoded by the coding sequence ATGGCAAAAAAGAAAATTATCTTTACAGGTGGTGGGACAGTCGGTCATGTTACTCTTAATTTACTCCTTATTCCCCGCTTTTTAAAAGATGGCTGGGAAGTGCACTATATTGGTGATAAACATGGCATTGAGCATGAACAAATTGAGCACTCAGATTTTGATGTCATCTTTCATTCAATTGCAACAGGTAAACTGCGCCGTTACTTTTCTTTGAAAAATGTATTGGATGTTTTCAAGGTTGGTTGGGGTGTTCTGCAGTCTCTTGCGATTATGGTGAGGGTTCGTCCACAAGTACTATTTTCTAAAGGTGGGTTTGTTTCAGTCCCTCCTGTTGTAGCTGCTAATCTTTTGAGAATCCCTGTCTTTGTGCATGAATCTGATTTATCAATGGGACTGGCTAACCGAATTGCTTACAAATTTGCCACTACCATGTACACAACATTTGGACAGTCCGCTCATTTGACTAAAACGAAACACGTTGGGGCTATTACTAAAGTTAATCAAACTATTTCTAGCAGTGATGATAATACAGAAATCAAAACGATTAAAGAATATTTTGATCCTCGTTTAAAAACGTTGCTGTTTATTGGAGGCTCAGCTGGAGCCAAAGTTTTTAATCAATTTATTTCTGATACACCAGAACTCACTAAGCATTATAATGTTATCAATATTTCTGGCGATAAAACAATAAATAATCTGAGTCAAAATCTTTATCGTGTAGACTACGTGACGGAAATGTATCAGCCCTTGATGGATTTAGCAGATGTTGTTATTACACGCGGTGGTTCCAACACCATCTTTGAGCTGCTTGCTATGGCAAAACTTCATATCATTGTGCCGTTAGGAAAAGAGGCTAGTCGTGGCGATCAGCTTGAAAATGCTGCTTATTTTGAGGAAAAAGGTTATGCTCCGCAATTATCTGAAGAAAATCTAAACTTTGCAGAACTTGATAAAAAGATCAAAGATTTATTAGCAAATCAAACCATTTATCAAGATAAAAT
- a CDS encoding DUF3165 family protein, whose amino-acid sequence MFYAIIAILLLMYYIFIAPKTIKNTMNMISVVGIIAFLMVLAGMTFIRIMQSPPEIFIGIGMIIVGYYALKDVLHLRTRPRNKR is encoded by the coding sequence ATGTTTTATGCTATCATCGCTATTTTGCTTTTAATGTATTACATTTTTATTGCTCCTAAGACAATTAAAAATACCATGAACATGATTTCCGTGGTGGGAATTATCGCTTTCCTGATGGTCTTAGCAGGCATGACTTTTATTCGGATCATGCAGTCACCGCCTGAGATTTTTATTGGGATCGGTATGATTATTGTTGGTTATTACGCTTTGAAAGATGTTTTGCACTTACGAACAAGACCTAGAAATAAAAGATAA
- the typA gene encoding translational GTPase TypA, translating into MTNFREDIRNVAIIAHVDHGKTTLVDELLKQSHTLDEHKKLEERAMDSNDLEKERGITILAKNTAVAYNGVRINIMDTPGHADFGGEVERIMKMVDGVVLVVDAYEGTMPQTRFVLKKALEQNLVPIVVVNKIDKPSARPAEVVDEVLELFIELGADDDQLEFPVVYASAINGTSSLSDEPADQEHTMAPVFDTIIEHIPAPIDNSEQPLQFQVSLLDYNDFVGRIGIGRVFRGSVKVGDQVTLSKLDGTTKNFRVTKLFGFFGLERREIKEAKAGDLIAVSGMEDIFVGETITPTDAVEPLPILHIDEPTLQMTFLANNSPFAGREGKFVTSRKVEERLLAELQTDVSLRVEATDSPDKWTVSGRGELHLSILIETMRREGYELQVSRPEVIIKEIDGIKCEPFERVQIDTPEEYQGAVIQSLSERKGEMLDMQATGNGQTRLIFLAPARGLIGYPTEFLSMTRGYGIMNHTFDKYMPVINAEIGGRHRGALVSIDTGKATTYSIMSIEERGTIFVNPGTEVYEGMIIGENARENDLTVNITKAKQMTNVRSATKDQTAVIKTPRILTLEESLEFLNDDEYMEVTPESIRLRKQILDKNARAKAAKKKKSAED; encoded by the coding sequence ATGACAAATTTTAGAGAAGATATTAGAAATGTTGCTATCATTGCTCACGTTGACCATGGGAAAACAACCCTTGTTGATGAGCTCTTAAAACAATCACATACACTTGATGAGCATAAAAAATTAGAAGAACGTGCGATGGACTCTAATGATCTTGAAAAAGAGCGCGGGATTACTATTCTTGCAAAAAATACGGCTGTTGCCTACAATGGTGTGCGTATTAACATTATGGACACACCAGGACATGCGGATTTTGGCGGAGAAGTAGAACGTATCATGAAAATGGTTGACGGAGTTGTTCTTGTTGTTGATGCTTATGAAGGGACTATGCCGCAAACGCGTTTTGTTTTGAAAAAAGCTTTGGAACAAAACTTGGTTCCAATTGTTGTGGTGAATAAGATTGACAAGCCGTCAGCTCGTCCGGCAGAAGTTGTTGATGAAGTTCTTGAACTTTTCATTGAACTTGGTGCAGATGATGACCAGTTAGAGTTCCCAGTCGTCTATGCTTCGGCGATTAATGGAACTTCTTCATTATCAGATGAACCAGCGGATCAAGAACATACAATGGCACCCGTTTTTGATACTATTATTGAGCATATTCCAGCACCGATCGATAATTCAGAACAGCCACTTCAATTTCAAGTGTCTCTCCTTGATTATAACGACTTTGTTGGACGTATCGGTATTGGGCGTGTTTTCCGTGGTTCTGTTAAAGTCGGGGATCAAGTGACACTGTCTAAACTTGATGGTACAACAAAGAATTTTCGTGTCACAAAACTTTTCGGTTTCTTTGGCTTAGAACGTCGTGAGATTAAGGAAGCTAAGGCTGGTGATTTGATTGCTGTTTCAGGTATGGAAGATATCTTTGTTGGTGAAACGATTACACCAACTGATGCTGTAGAACCACTTCCTATTCTTCACATTGATGAGCCAACTCTGCAAATGACCTTTTTAGCTAACAATTCCCCTTTTGCAGGCCGTGAAGGTAAATTTGTAACCTCGCGTAAGGTAGAAGAGCGTTTGTTGGCGGAATTGCAAACAGATGTTTCCCTTCGTGTAGAAGCCACTGACTCACCAGATAAATGGACAGTTTCAGGTCGTGGAGAGTTACATCTGTCAATCCTTATTGAAACCATGCGTCGTGAAGGATATGAGCTGCAAGTATCGCGTCCAGAAGTTATCATCAAGGAAATTGATGGCATCAAATGTGAGCCATTTGAACGCGTGCAAATTGACACACCGGAAGAATACCAAGGTGCTGTTATCCAGTCCCTTTCAGAACGTAAAGGTGAAATGCTTGATATGCAAGCAACTGGTAATGGACAAACGCGTCTCATATTTTTAGCACCAGCTCGAGGACTTATCGGCTACCCAACAGAGTTCTTATCCATGACACGAGGTTATGGTATCATGAACCACACCTTTGATAAATATATGCCAGTTATCAATGCTGAAATCGGCGGTCGTCATCGCGGTGCCCTCGTTTCAATTGATACAGGTAAGGCAACGACTTATTCTATTATGTCTATTGAGGAACGCGGAACAATCTTCGTTAACCCAGGTACAGAAGTGTATGAAGGGATGATTATCGGAGAAAATGCACGCGAGAATGATTTGACAGTCAATATTACAAAGGCCAAACAGATGACCAATGTGCGCTCTGCAACCAAGGATCAGACAGCAGTTATTAAGACACCGCGTATTTTAACACTTGAAGAATCCCTTGAGTTTCTGAATGATGATGAATACATGGAAGTAACACCTGAGTCCATTCGTTTACGTAAGCAAATTCTTGATAAGAATGCGCGTGCTAAAGCAGCTAAGAAGAAAAAATCAGCTGAAGATTGA
- a CDS encoding DDE-type integrase/transposase/recombinase: MTSIPQPFRYLPHTLDTRYHAVKTYRGGASVAFICRRYKVSKASLMRWNKRFDGTKASLQDKSHRPLTPHPKAHTEQEIAWIKNCIRRNPHATLIEIFYKLKLNKGYDRHPCSLFRILRKLDFFKPAKAKTKPYIPKPYDTPTKLGIKWQMAVKYVPKDCYTGAMPDKFYQYTIIDEASRERFIFPFKEQSSHSTIQFVKMAIRHFGYKPKIIQTDNGFEFTHFKENKHVHPLDILCRELSIEHKLIRPRTPRHNGKVERSHRNDNRRFYQHLQFYSYDDLIKQMKRYLYTSNRLPMQTLGWKSPIDMRKVLSGASS; the protein is encoded by the coding sequence ATGACTAGTATACCACAACCCTTTCGTTATTTGCCACACACCCTTGATACTCGCTACCATGCTGTCAAAACCTATCGTGGTGGCGCTTCTGTTGCTTTCATCTGCCGACGCTATAAGGTCTCTAAAGCTTCCCTTATGAGGTGGAACAAACGATTTGACGGAACCAAAGCCTCTCTTCAAGACAAATCTCACAGACCTCTGACACCCCATCCCAAGGCTCATACAGAACAAGAAATAGCCTGGATAAAAAACTGTATTCGAAGAAACCCCCATGCCACTCTCATTGAAATCTTCTACAAGCTCAAATTAAATAAGGGCTATGACAGGCATCCCTGCTCACTCTTTCGGATCTTGAGAAAACTAGACTTCTTCAAACCTGCTAAAGCAAAGACCAAACCCTATATTCCAAAGCCTTACGATACACCAACAAAACTCGGTATCAAGTGGCAGATGGCTGTCAAATACGTGCCAAAAGACTGCTATACTGGGGCAATGCCTGATAAATTCTACCAATACACCATCATTGACGAGGCCAGTCGAGAACGCTTCATCTTCCCTTTCAAGGAACAATCTTCTCATTCCACCATCCAATTTGTCAAAATGGCCATCCGACACTTTGGCTACAAGCCGAAAATCATACAAACGGACAATGGCTTCGAGTTTACCCATTTCAAGGAAAATAAACACGTTCACCCTCTGGATATTCTCTGTCGTGAACTAAGCATTGAACACAAACTCATCCGACCTAGAACTCCCAGACACAACGGTAAGGTTGAACGAAGCCACAGAAACGACAATAGACGATTCTACCAGCACTTACAATTTTATTCTTATGACGACCTCATCAAACAGATGAAACGCTACCTCTACACTTCAAACAGACTACCCATGCAGACTCTGGGCTGGAAATCTCCTATCGACATGCGAAAAGTCCTATCAGGAGCTAGCTCCTGA
- a CDS encoding rhodanese-like domain-containing protein, with the protein MSIISIISWVIIFAFVAWFIWNYFRVRRAAKYISNAEFENMMRGAQIVDLRSPNEFRRKHILGARNLPSEQFKASVSALRKDKPVLLYDNTRGQLVARAVLTLKKAGYKDLYVLKNGLDYWNGKIKEKN; encoded by the coding sequence ATGTCAATCATCTCTATCATTTCATGGGTTATTATCTTTGCTTTTGTAGCCTGGTTCATTTGGAATTATTTTCGTGTTCGCCGTGCTGCCAAGTATATCTCAAATGCTGAATTTGAAAACATGATGAGAGGCGCACAAATTGTTGATTTACGTTCCCCCAATGAGTTTCGTCGTAAGCATATCTTAGGGGCTCGTAATCTTCCTTCTGAACAATTCAAAGCATCTGTTTCGGCTCTTCGCAAAGATAAACCGGTTTTATTGTATGATAATACTCGTGGACAGCTGGTTGCTCGTGCTGTTTTAACTTTGAAAAAGGCAGGTTATAAAGATCTTTATGTCCTTAAAAATGGTTTAGATTATTGGAATGGAAAAATAAAAGAGAAGAATTAG